A single region of the Hylaeus volcanicus isolate JK05 chromosome 5, UHH_iyHylVolc1.0_haploid, whole genome shotgun sequence genome encodes:
- the LOC128876800 gene encoding 5'-AMP-activated protein kinase subunit beta-1: protein MGNAGSNQPIGHHHGGTSSRDHRHNKDHPPPSPGKEGQAFVFDKKPSQKLVFQSSNEEEEPYFAKGTGHHDRDDFGAQRPRSNTVSEGTKVTDSKVLPTVFKWEGGGKQVYISGTFTGWKTLPMVKSHGDFVTIIDLPEGEHQYKFFVDGEWRHDPDIKIVDNGMGSKNNLVSVRKSDFEVFQALAKDSEGVISSAQTEYGQEIPPHKPWEKVAGPPILPPHLLQVILNKDTPLSCEPTLLPEPNHVMLNHLYALSIKDSVMVLSATHRYRKKYVTTLLYKPI, encoded by the exons ATGGGCAATGCTGGGAGTAATCAACCGATCGGTCACCATCACGGTGGGACCAGCAGCAGAGACCATCGTCATAACAAAGACCATCCTCCTCCGTCGCCAGGAAAAGAAGGCCAAGCTtttgttttcgataaaaagCCCAGCCAAAAATTAGTCTTTCAATCATCCAATGAGGAGGAAGAACCTTACTTTGCTAAG GGAACTGGTCACCACGACAGAGATGACTTTGGTGCTCAACGTCCACGCTCCAATACTGTATCCGAAGGAACAAAAGTCACGGATAGCAAAGTGCTGCCAACAGTCTTCAAGTGGGAAGGAGGTGGTAAACAGGTTTACATTAGTGGAACTTTTACTGGTTGGAAGACTTTACCCATGGTTAAAAGTCACGGtgattttgtaacaattattGATTTACCTGAGGGAGAACATCAATACAAGTTCTTTGTTGACGGCGAATGGAGACATGACCCAGACATA aaaattgttgataaCGGTATGGGTTCCAAGAACAATTTAGTGTCCGTGAGGAAGTCTGATTTCGAAGTTTTCCAAGCGCTCGCGAAAGACAGCGAGGGTGTCATTAGTAGCGCTCAAACAGAGTATGGTCAAGAAATTCCTCCTCACAAACCCTGGGAGAAAGTAGCTGGACCGCCGATATTGCCGCCGCATCTGCTGCAAGTTATTCTGAATAAAGACACACCCTTGTCT TGCGAACCGACGCTTCTACCGGAACCAAACCACGTTATGTTGAATCATCTCTACGCTTTAAGTATCAAAGATAGCGTGATGGTTTTGTCGGCAACACATCGTTATCGTAAGAAATACGTTACAACTTTACTATACAAACCGATTTAA
- the LOC128876809 gene encoding pancreatic triacylglycerol lipase-like gives MIVIRKWAQFVALVIFYNFTICQAWNSGLKDKYDGYGEDWIFMPDGNGQPQVAVLKHSETETRGIFDESQVSYILYTRSGPQNGTQLYTNDTVGLSGSSFDPSRETKFITHGWKSSAMSGGLVNMKEGTLFPTNLCINIILGKRIYFKICSNSTAYLNFGDYNVVMVDWQPLAASTFYLGPMRNTERVGKTAAEFIDFLVAQTGLKTENVHFLGHSLGAHVAGNAGSSVTSGRLGRITGLDPALPGFHLLTTDKTRLDSTDAKFVDVIHSCGGVLGFLQPVGNADFYPNAGTAIQPGCCCIPEVVEGCSHGRSYVYFTESIASKAGFVARKCNTWDQFMGGNCNHSDTAFMGEHVDKAASGTYFLKTRSESPYAYQEEITDNTV, from the exons ATGATCGTAATAAGGAAATGGGCACAATTCGTGGCActtgttattttttacaattttacaatctgTCAAGCGTGGAATAGTGGTTTGAAAGATAAGTACGACGGATATGGGGAAGATTGGATTTTCATGCCCGATGGAAACGGTCAGCCACAGGTAGCAGTATTGAAACATTCGGAAACAGAAACGCGAGGCATTTTTGATGAGTCGCAAGTCTCTTATATTCTGTACACCCg GTCTGGGCCCCAAAATGGCACTCAATTATATACGAATGACACCGTGGGACTTTCCGGATCCAGTTTCGATCCATCAAGAGAGACGAAGTTCATAACGCATGGATGGAAATCCAGCGCAATGAGCGGTGGTCTTGTCAACATGAAAGAAGGTACTTTATTTCCAACAAatctttgtataaatattatcctCGGAAAACGGATCTATTTCAAAATCTGCTCTAACTCTAcagcatatttaaattttggtGACTACAACGTCGTTATGGTCGACTGGCAACCGTTGGCTGCAAGCACGTTTTACCTTGGACCAATGCGGAACACGGAAAGAGTAGGGAAAACGGCTGCtgaatttatcgattttttgGTCGCGCAAACGGGTTTGAAAACTGAAAATGTTCACTTCCTTG GACACTCTCTCGGAGCACACGTAGCTGGGAACGCAGGAAGTTCGGTGACATCTGGTCGCCTAGGGAGGATAACCGGCTTAGATCCTGCTTTGCCAGGATTTCATTTGCTCACAACAGATAAAACTCGACTGGATTCTACGGACGCGAAGTTCGTCGATGTTATTCATTCGTGCGGCGGGGTATTAGGGTTTTTACAACCTGTGGGTAACGCAGATTTTTATCCGAATGCGGGAACGGCTATTCAACCTGGTTGCTGTTGTATTCCGGAAGTAGTAg AGGGATGCAGTCACGGAAGATCGTATGTGTACTTTACGGAGAGTATCGCCTCCAAAGCGGGATTTGTGGCAAGGAAATGCAATACTTGGGATCAATTTATGGGTGGCAATTGCAACCATTCCGATACTGCATTTATGGGAGAACACGTCGACAAAGCGGCTTCTGGAACATATTTTCTCAAGACAAGATCAGAATCACCGTACGCTTACCAAGAGGAGATAACCGATAATactgtttaa